A genome region from Triticum aestivum cultivar Chinese Spring chromosome 2B, IWGSC CS RefSeq v2.1, whole genome shotgun sequence includes the following:
- the LOC123044775 gene encoding calmodulin-binding transcription activator CBT has protein sequence MAGAAGRERDPLLRSEIHGFITYADLNFEKLKAEAASRWFRPNEIYAVLANHERFKVHAQPIDKPVSGAIVLYDRKVVRNFRKDGHNWKKKKDGKTVQEAHEKLKIGNEERVHVYYARGEDNPNFFRRCYWLLDKEAERIVLVHYRQTSEENAIAHPSTEAEAEAPTMNVIQYYTSPPISANSASVHTEISFSPPAPEEINSHGGSAISSDTGGSSLEEFWVHLLESSMKKDTACGASVAFSQQIKCGMKDSGNDTDSTNNVHANHAGALEHQLDQSQYPLTSDLDSQSQQFATSLRRTPVDGDIPNDVPARENSLGLWKYLDDDSPCLGDNIVSTEKIFNITDFSPEWACSTEHTKILVIGHYYEQYKHLAGSNIYGIFGDNCVAANMVQTGVYRFMVGPHTAGRVDFYLTLDGKTPISEVLNFEYRSVPGSSLHSELKPLEDEYTKSKLQMQMRLARLLFVTNKKKIAPKLLVEGSKVSNLILASPEKEWMDLWKIAGDSEGKSVHATEDLLELVLRNRLQEWLLERVIGGHKSTGRDDLGQGPIHLCSFLGYTWAIRLFSVSGFSLDFRDSSGWTALHWAAYYGREKMVAALLSAGANPSLVTDPTAVSPGGCTPADLAARQGYVGLAAYLAEKGLTAHFESMSLSKGTKQSPSRTKLTKVHSEKFENLTEQELCLKESLAAYRNAADAASNIQAALRDRTLKLQTKAILLANPEMQATAIVAAMRIQHAFRNYNRKKEMRAAARIQNHFRTWKVRRNFTNMRRQAIRIQAAYRGHQVRRQYRKVIWSVGVVEKAILRWRKKRKGLRGIANGMPVEMTVDIEAASTAEEGFFQASRQQAEDRFNRSVVRVQALFRCHRAQHEYRRMRIAHEEAKLEFSKGQQQAPACRR, from the exons ATGGCGGGAGCGGCCGGGAGGGAGAGGGACCCACTCCTCCGCTCCGAGATCCACGGCTTCATCACCTACGCAG ACTTGAACTTCGAGAAGCTGAAAGCAGAGGCCGCGTCGCGCTGGTTCCGGCCGAATGAGATCTACGCGGTCCTGGCCAACCACGAGAGGTTCAAGGTCCATGCACAGCCCATCGACAAGCCCGTGA GTGGTGCTATTGTTCTATATGATCGCAAAGTTGTCCGGAACTTCCGGAAGGATGGCCATAATTGGAagaaaaagaaggatggcaaaactGTCCAAGAAGCCCATGAAAAATTAAAG ATTGGTAATGAAGAGAGGGTTCATGTCTATTATGCTCGAGGTGAGGATAATCCAAATTTCTTTAGAAGGTGCTACTGGCTGCTTGACAA AGAGGCTGAACGGATAGTTCTTGTGCATTATCGTCAAACATCTGag GAAAATGCCATAGCACATCCGAGCACAGAAGCCGAAGCCGAAGCGCCTACAATGAATGTGATTCAATATTATACTTCTCCTCCGATTTCAGCAAATTCAGCCTCAGTTCATACCGAGATATCGTTCTCCCCTCCGGCACCAGAGGAAATTAACTCACATGGTGGCAGTGCAATTTCTAGTG ATACTGGCGGCTCTAGTCTGGAAGAGTTCTGGGTGCATCTATTGGAGTCATCTATGAAAAAGGATACTGCTTGTG GTGCATCCGTGGCATTTAGTCAGCAGATTAAATGCGGAATGAAGGATTCTGGAAATGACACGGACTCTACAAATAAT GTACATGCGAACCACGCTGGAGCTCTGGAACATCAACTAGACCAATCTCAATACCCTTTAACATCAGATCTCGATTCTCAGTCACAGCAATTTGCAACTTCTTTGCGGAGAACTCCAGTGGATGGTGACATTCCTAATGATGTGCCTGCTAGAGAGAACAGTCTCGGACTGTGGAAGTACTTGGATGATGACAGTCCTTGTCTAGGTGATAATATAGTGAGCACTGAAAAAATCTTCAACATCACTGATTTCTCCCCAGAATGGGCTTGTTCCACAGAGCATACCAAG ATCTTGGTGATCGGGCATTACTATGAGCAATACAAGCATCTGGCTGGTTCCAATATTTACGGTATCTTTGGTGATAACTGTGTTGCCGCAAACATGGTCCAAACTGGTGTTTACCGTTTCATGGTTGGACCACATACAGCTGGACGAGTGGATTTTTATTTGACTTTGGATGGGAAAACACCAATCTCTGAGGTTTTGAATTTTGAGTATCGTAGTGTGCCTGGAAGTTCATTGCATAGTGAGTTGAAGCCGCTGGAAGATGAGTACACAAAGTCAAAGCTTCAAATGCAGATGAGACTAGCTCGTTTGCTGTTTGTGACAAACAAGAAAAAGATAGCACCAAAGCTTCTCGTGGAAGGCAGCAAAGTTTCCAATCTCATATTGGCATCACCAGAGAAGGAATGGATGGATCTGTGGAAAATTGCTGGCGATTCTGAAGGCAAATCTGTTCATGCTACTGAAGACTTGCTTGAATTAGTTTTACGGAATAGATTGCAAGAATGGCTTCTGGAAAGAGTAATTGGAGGCCATAAATCAACTGGTCGTGATGATCTAGGACAAGGACCTATCCATCTGTGTTCTTTCCTAGGCTATACTTGGGCTATCCGCTTGTTTTCTGTGTCCGGATTCTCCTTGGACTTCCGTGATTCTTCTGGTTGGACTGCTTTACACTGGGCCGCATACTACGGAAG GGAAAAAATGGTTGCTGCTCTGTTATCTGCTGGAGCAAATCCAAGCTTGGTTACGGATCCTACTGCAGTGTCCCCAGGTGGATGCACTCCTGCTGATCTGGCAGCAAGACAAGGTTATGTGGGCTTAGCTGCATATCTTGCTGAGAAAGGATTGACTGCACATTTTGAATCAATGTCACTGTCCAAGGGTACTAAGCAATCACCATCAAGGACGAAACTAACAAAAGTACACAGCGAGAAGTTTGAGAACCTTACTGAACAAGAACTTTGCTTAAAAGAATCTTTAGCGGCCTATCGAAATGCTGCTGACGCTGCCAGTAATATCCAAGCTGCACTTCGCGATAGAACTCTTAAACTCCAAACAAAAGCAATACTTTTGGCCAATCCTGAGATGCAAGCAACTGCGATAGTTGCTGCTATGAGGATTCAGCATGCATTCCGGAACTACAACAGAAAAAAAGAGATGAGAGCTGCTGCACGAATACAAAATCATTTCCGCACGTGGAAGGTCAGAAGGAACTTTACGAACATGCGAAGACAAGCTATCAGAATACAA GCTGCATACCGAGGCCATCAAGTGAGACGTCAGTACCGCAAGGTAATATGGTCTGTTGGAGTCGTGGAGAAAGCTATTTTGCGAtggagaaaaaagagaaaaggcttGCGCGGCATTGCAAATGGAATGCCAGTAGAAATGACAGTGGATATAGAAGCTGCAAGCACTGCAGAAGAAGGTTTCTTCCAGGCCAGCCGGCAACAAGCGGAGGACAGGTTTAATAGATCAGTGGTACGTGTTCAGGCTCTGTTTCGTTGTCATCGGGCACAGCACGAGTACCGGAGGATGAGGATTGCTCATGAGGAGGCCAAG CTGGAGTTCAGTAAAGGGCAGCAGCAGGCGCCGGCATGCAGGAGGTGA